A window of Fusarium verticillioides 7600 chromosome 10, whole genome shotgun sequence contains these coding sequences:
- a CDS encoding hypothetical protein (At least one base has a quality score < 10) has product MDQASDEWPARKRLRTSHACDACRTRKTRCDGNNPCATCSSIGHDCTYGSEANSRSKNDLILESVLRVEKTLHELRSAIPNGVQLANSPQTNRTNSFSGSSPDLNLRRQSHAIQTPTSQDQRENVNNLENAVLDSMHTSTTESILQWPHFDVFPLLRHDGDSIFYLEQARPPLTVASNPMYPYVDAEDITSMLEAFERNINFWYPSMSQEQLGNIRATLQTGTPSEDTVHSCLCLLTLALGCASQAAEDLRFTAEPDATEKDRRLRKRKLGDIYFQLALKKLHVAHLQVDSQSTQCLFFTALYFASLVRPLQAWEYLSATATRCMLLLSYPPNTHDDEAEERIRRIFWSCYILESDYMAELSACPPSGIARVESSIPLPSTYHTHPSEIVEEESSLYFLACISMRRLLNRVHQLLYAKDTGAAFDHSRFPRIVAELQRQLDDWREVLPASFSFSIDTEEAATAAGGFLRQRYLTCKGVIYRPYLMWMLSTSYAETRVPSIPDAMQNCKLCLDACLLHALDLRGFPQTVLIDTWICSLSMSGAMLIILAASHVPALKEFKGSRATLVGSHLEKLFRNWREVSFGGDSPSVDRSMWLIQQADSYIRDCY; this is encoded by the exons ATGGATCAAGCAAGTGATGAATGGCCtgcgaggaagaggttgagaacgTCGCATGCC TGCGATGCTTGTCGTACCCGCAAGACAAG ATGCGATGGGAACAATCCTTGCGCGACATGCTCGTCGATCGGCCATGATTGCACCTATGGATCTGAAGCCAACTC GAGGAGCAAGAACGATCTCATCCTGGAAAGCGTTCTGCGGGTCGAGAAGACCCTACACGAGTTAAGATCCGCCATT CCGAACGGTGTTCAACTCGCCAACTCACCTCAAACAAATCGCACAAACTCATTCTCGGGGTCCTCGCCAGATTTGAACCTTCGTCGGCAGAGTCATGCGATTCAAACACCGACCAGTCAAGACCAACGCGAGAATGtcaacaacctcgagaaTGCCGTCTTGGACTCGATGCATACCTCGACAACGGAGTCGATACTCCAATGGCCTCACTTTGATGTCTTTCCGCTGCTCCGACATGATGGAGACTCAATCTTCTATCTTGAGCAAGCACGACCACCGCTGACAGTCGCATCGAATCCCATGTACCCATACGTCGACGCGGAAGACATAACCTCGATGTTGGAGGCGTTCGAACGAAACATCAACTTCTGGTATCCTTCCATGTCACAAGAGCAACTCGGTAACATACGTGCGACACTTCAAACCGGAACCCCTTCAGAGGATACAGTTCATTCTTGTCTGTGTTTACTCACTTTAGCCTTAGGATGTGCAAGTCAAGCTGCCGAAGACCTTCGTTTTACTGCTGAGCCTGATGCAACAGAGAAAGACAGAAGACTTCGGAAGCGTAAGTTGGGTGACATTTACTTCCAACTGGCCCTGAAGAAACTCCATGTCGCACATCTGCAAGTTGACTCTCAAAGCACCCagtgcctcttcttcacagc ACTCTACTTCGCCTCCCTAGTTCGGCCACTTCAAGCTTGGGAGTACCTCAGTGCTACAGCGACTAGATGCATGTTGCTTCTATCCTACCCACCGAACACGCACGACGACGAGGCGGAAGAACGCATTAGAAGGATATTCTGGTCCTGCTACATTCTGGAAAG TGACTACATGGCTGAGCTCTCAGCATGTCCCCCATCAGGAATCGCTCGCGTCGAGTCTTCCATCCCACTACCAAGCACATATCACACGCACCCATCCGAAATCGTAGAAGAGGAATCGTCTCTCTACTTCTTGGCCTGTATCAGTATGCGACGCCTCCTCAACAGAGTCCATCAACTACTCTACGCAAAGGATACCGGCGCTGCTTTCGATCACAGTCGCTTTCCACGCATCGTGGCTGAGCTCCAGCGGCAACTTGATGATTGGCGTGAAGTCTTACCAGCCTCGTTCTCCTTCAGCATCGATACAGAGGAAGCAGCAACAGCGGCTGGCGGCTTTCTTCGACAGCGATATCTCACCTGCAAGGGGGTGATCTACCGACCTTACCTGATGTGGATGCTAAGCACTAGCTATGCTGAAACGAGGGTGCCCTCAATACCAGATGCTATGCAGAACTGCAAGTTATGCCTCGATGCTTGTTTACTACATGCGTTAGATCTCAGAGGGTTCCCGCAGACAGTTCTGATTGATACCTGGATATGCTCCCTGTC TATGTCTGGGGCAATGCTCATAATCCTCGCGGCTTCACACGTGCCTGCTCTGAAAGAGTTTAAGGGGTCACGAGCCACGCTTGTAGGAAGTCATCTCGAGAAGCTGTTCCGAAACTGGCGTGAGGTATCATTTGGTGGAGATTCACCGAGTGTTGATCGAAGCATGTGGCTCATACAACAAGCGGATAGTTATATAAGGGATTGCTATTGA
- a CDS encoding hypothetical protein (At least one base has a quality score < 10), whose translation MHTSTTESILQWPHFDVFPLLRHDGDSIFYLEQARPPLTVASNPMYPYVDAEDITSMLEAFERNINFWYPSMSQEQLGNIRATLQTGTPSEDTVHSCLCLLTLALGCASQAAEDLRFTAEPDATEKDRRLRKRKLGDIYFQLALKKLHVAHLQVDSQSTQCLFFTALYFASLVRPLQAWEYLSATATRCMLLLSYPPNTHDDEAEERIRRIFWSCYILESDYMAELSACPPSGIARVESSIPLPSTYHTHPSEIVEEESSLYFLACISMRRLLNRVHQLLYAKDTGAAFDHSRFPRIVAELQRQLDDWREVLPASFSFSIDTEEAATAAGGFLRQRYLTCKGVIYRPYLMWMLSTSYAETRVPSIPDAMQNCKLCLDACLLHALDLRGFPQTVLIDTWICSLSMSGAMLIILAASHVPALKEFKGSRATLVGSHLEKLFRNWREVSFGGDSPSVDRSMWLIQQADSYIRDCY comes from the exons ATGCATACCTCGACAACGGAGTCGATACTCCAATGGCCTCACTTTGATGTCTTTCCGCTGCTCCGACATGATGGAGACTCAATCTTCTATCTTGAGCAAGCACGACCACCGCTGACAGTCGCATCGAATCCCATGTACCCATACGTCGACGCGGAAGACATAACCTCGATGTTGGAGGCGTTCGAACGAAACATCAACTTCTGGTATCCTTCCATGTCACAAGAGCAACTCGGTAACATACGTGCGACACTTCAAACCGGAACCCCTTCAGAGGATACAGTTCATTCTTGTCTGTGTTTACTCACTTTAGCCTTAGGATGTGCAAGTCAAGCTGCCGAAGACCTTCGTTTTACTGCTGAGCCTGATGCAACAGAGAAAGACAGAAGACTTCGGAAGCGTAAGTTGGGTGACATTTACTTCCAACTGGCCCTGAAGAAACTCCATGTCGCACATCTGCAAGTTGACTCTCAAAGCACCCagtgcctcttcttcacagc ACTCTACTTCGCCTCCCTAGTTCGGCCACTTCAAGCTTGGGAGTACCTCAGTGCTACAGCGACTAGATGCATGTTGCTTCTATCCTACCCACCGAACACGCACGACGACGAGGCGGAAGAACGCATTAGAAGGATATTCTGGTCCTGCTACATTCTGGAAAG TGACTACATGGCTGAGCTCTCAGCATGTCCCCCATCAGGAATCGCTCGCGTCGAGTCTTCCATCCCACTACCAAGCACATATCACACGCACCCATCCGAAATCGTAGAAGAGGAATCGTCTCTCTACTTCTTGGCCTGTATCAGTATGCGACGCCTCCTCAACAGAGTCCATCAACTACTCTACGCAAAGGATACCGGCGCTGCTTTCGATCACAGTCGCTTTCCACGCATCGTGGCTGAGCTCCAGCGGCAACTTGATGATTGGCGTGAAGTCTTACCAGCCTCGTTCTCCTTCAGCATCGATACAGAGGAAGCAGCAACAGCGGCTGGCGGCTTTCTTCGACAGCGATATCTCACCTGCAAGGGGGTGATCTACCGACCTTACCTGATGTGGATGCTAAGCACTAGCTATGCTGAAACGAGGGTGCCCTCAATACCAGATGCTATGCAGAACTGCAAGTTATGCCTCGATGCTTGTTTACTACATGCGTTAGATCTCAGAGGGTTCCCGCAGACAGTTCTGATTGATACCTGGATATGCTCCCTGTC TATGTCTGGGGCAATGCTCATAATCCTCGCGGCTTCACACGTGCCTGCTCTGAAAGAGTTTAAGGGGTCACGAGCCACGCTTGTAGGAAGTCATCTCGAGAAGCTGTTCCGAAACTGGCGTGAGGTATCATTTGGTGGAGATTCACCGAGTGTTGATCGAAGCATGTGGCTCATACAACAAGCGGATAGTTATATAAGGGATTGCTATTGA
- a CDS encoding hypothetical protein (At least one base has a quality score < 10) — protein MKPALMNFFVLMSLPLSIYSMPTTEETEAINETQALNIEDAVKLPDSLALYHLEDFESEDSALEKRRHVTVCERIITITSHCVIIGGAIKDGILQISAAIKHASNQKTCTTFTGHAGPNGNLFYRYRSTGRHCDTTAEQETIAGAIEHHIKNHGHKLCGTQCLELTHGGTWHGYLLIGPASNFDHKGYCGPKVSFEHCDSGGRGDMNYAGPD, from the exons ATGAAACCCGCCCTTATGAACTTCTTCGTCTTAATGTCCTTACCTTTGTCTATCTACTCTATGCCTACCACAGAGGAGACAGAGGCCATTAACGAGACCCAGGCTCTTAAcattgaggatgctgtcAAGCTGCCGGACTCTCTGGCTCTGTACCAccttgaggactttgagtcTGAAGACTCTGCCCTCGAGAAGCGCAGGCACGTTACA GTTTGCGAAAGAATCATTACCATCACCTCTCACTGCGTTATCATCGGGGGTGCTATCAAG GACGGGATTCTCCAGATCA GCGCTGCTATCAAGCACGCATCAAACCAAAAGACCTGTACTACTTTTACTGGACATGCTGGCCCCAACGGCAACCTTTTCTACCGCTATCGC TCTACCGGCAGACACTGTGACACGACTGCTGAGCAGGAAACTATTGCAGGTGCAATCGAACACCACATCAAAAACCATGGGCACAAGCTCTGCGGTACTCAGTGTTTGGAACTAACTCATGGTGGAACTTGGCACGGATATCTCCTCATTGGACCGGCGAGTAACTTTGACCATAAGGGTTACTGTGGACCGAAAGTCAGCTTCGAGCATTGCGACTCGGGTGGCAGGGGTGATATGAATTACGCCGGCCCAGATTAG
- a CDS encoding beta-galactosidase encodes MGDSIQHEPKGISLQEDPSRPDYINEAVFRRNTLPTRSYHIPDTSISLNGTWDFSLAGTVLEAPEPGAKDVAYGQIQVPGHWQLQGHGKPWYTNVQYPIPVCPPYVPTENPTGTYRREFHIPTGWAADSQLRLRFDGVDSAYHIWVNGTLIGYAQGSRNPSEFDVSSFVHREGPNELFVRVYQWSDATYIEDQDQWWLSGIFRDVYLISFPAARIDDFFLTPHLDADYKNAKLNASVDVSAQKGAIVELIVSELAKNGGAVIGSTETSFDGQSKATLSLDVEDPKKWTAETPYLYLAEMTLKSEDKQTVLHKVQQRIGFRTVELKDGLMKVNGKRIRLRGVNRHEHHPLLGRSVPLEFAKRDLLIMKKHNINALRCAHQPHDPRVLDLCDEYGLWVMAEADLECHGFYDAVARPLDIPESMDYGERKKLAFGKAAEFTSNNPKWKDAYLDRIRAVLNRDKNHASVIMWSFGNEAFYGDNHREMFKYATEADPSRLIHYEGDMEAETTHMYSYMYPTVDRLIKYAEEEGVKDGKYEKPIVLCEYGHAMGNGPGWLEDYEQAFRDYPRLQGGFIWEWANHGLWKDDHEGAGYYAYGGDFGDTPNDGTFVMDGLLNSQHEPTPGLTEFKKVIQPAGFSFKDGELKIENWHDFAGLDHLTASYKVEQFGQESTLIHSGSFDIPEVPAGESRSVSLPVDAKRYNKDNEVYLTVTLSLKHSTAWAPAGHEIAWYQQQLQAPQTDAKAALAASNTLTSKLSVTEKGSTVSVVGKNFEFVFDRAYGVLKSWVSNNVTLLTFDPKTQAAILPSFWRPKTDNDVPGAVPYWERFGVEQLQSQLRSFSVDTSSSDKVVVKSHTFITPPVLFWGWDCEIEYTVYLTGALSVNVKRLSPTGSFPEHVPRIGLNLYGSKTLEHVKWLGRGPGESYPDKKDSQRVGIWNVESVSELQTPYDVPQENGNREDTRWVSVRDSKSPSIGLCATRLDGKNFSFLASHHRDTTIHEARHPPDLTEDDAVFIRLDSKVAGVGSGACGPAVREDLMVKVEETTFGFLLEPL; translated from the exons ATGGGAGACAGCATTCAGCACGAGCCAAAGGGCAtttctctccaagaagatccgTCCCGCCCGGACTACATCAACGAGGCTGTCTTTAGGAGAAACACTCTCCCCACCCGTTCGTATCATATCCCTGATACTTCAATCTCGCTGAACGGAACATGGGACTTTTCTCTCGCTGGCACAGTACTGGAAGCACCTGAGCCTGGCGCAAAAGATGTCGCTTATGGTCAAATCCAAGTCCCTGGCCATTGGCAGCTTCAAGGCCACGGAAAGCCCTGGTACACCAATGTTCAATACCCGATTCCTGTCTGCCCGCCATATGTTCCTACCGAGAACCCTACGGGAACTTATCGCCGAGAATTCCATATCCCGACGGGTTGGGCTGCGGATTCTCAACTGAGATTGCgttttgatggtgttgatagcGCTTATCATATCTGGGTGAACGGTACCCTGATCGGATACGCTCAAGGTTCAAGAAATCCTTCTGAATTTGACGTTTCATCATTTGTCCACCGAGAAGGCCCGAATGAGCTCTTTGTGAGGGTTTATCAATGGTCTGATGCGACGTACATCGAAGATCAGGACCAATGGTGGCTTTCAG GCATCTTCCGAGATGTGTATCTCATTTCCTTCCCAGCTGCCAGAATCGATGATTTCTTCCTCACGCCACACCTTGACGCTGACTACAAAAACGCAAAGCTAAACGCATCCGTCGATGTCTCTGCTCAAAAGGGCGCCATTGTTGAGCTGATAGTCTCTGAGCTTGCAAAGAACGGAGGCGCTGTCATTGGGTCTACTGAGACCTCTTTCGATGGACAGTCAAAAGCTACTCTCagtcttgatgtcgaggatcCCAAGAAATGGACAGCAGAGACACCATACCTGTATTTGGCAGAGATGACACTCAAGTCTGAAGATAAGCAGACTGTCCTTCACAAAGTCCAGCAACGCATTGGTTTCAGAACGGTCGAGCTGAAGGATGGCCTAATGAAGGTCAACGGCAAACGTATTCGTCTCCGAGGTGTCAACCGTCACGAGCATCACCCTCTTCTCGGCCGCTCCGTTCCTCTAGAATTCGCCAAGCGCGATCTTCTCATTATGAAGAAGCACAACATCAACGCTCTTCGATGCGCTCACCAGCCTCATGACCCTCgcgttcttgatctctgtGATGAGTATGGTCTCTGGGTCATGGCCGAGGCCGATCTCGAGTGCCACGGCTTCTatgatgctgttgctcgACCTCTCGACATTCCCGAGTCAATGGACTACGGCGAGCGAAAGAAGCTTGCTTTCGGAAAGGCTGCCGAGTTCACCTCCAACAACCCTAAGTGGAAGGATGCCTACCTTGACCGCATCCGGGCTGTTCTTAACCGAGACAAGAATCACGCGAGTGTTATCATGTGGAGTTTCGGTAACGAGGCATTCTATGGTGATAACCACAGAGAGATGTTCAAGTATGCTACTGAAGCTGATCCTTCGCGACTTATTCACTACGAGGGAGATATGGAGGCCGAAACAACACATATGTATAGTTATATGTATCCCACGGTTGACCGCTTGATCAAGTacgccgaggaagaaggtgtCAAGGACGGCAAGTACGAGAAGCCCATTGTTCTCTGCGAGTATGGACATGCCATGGGTAACGGACCCGGTTGGCTGGAGGACTACGAGCAAGCTTTCCGCGACTATCCTCGTCTCCAAGGTGGCTTCATCTGGGAGTGGGCAAACCACGGTCTGTGGAAGGATGACCACGAGGGAGCAGGATACTACGCTTACGGCGGTGACTTTGGAGATACACCCAATGATGGAACCTTTGTCATGGATGGTCTTCTGAACAGTCAGCATGAGCCTACCCCTGGACTGACAGAATTCAAGAAGGTTATTCAACCTGCTGGTTTCTCTTTCAAGGATggagagctgaagattgagaacTGGCATGACTTTGCTGGTCTAGACCACTTGACGGCATCCTACAAGGTGGAGCAATTTGGTCAAGA GTCAACACTGATTCACTCCGGGTCATTCGATATCCCTGAGGTTCCAGCTGGCGAGTCTCGTTCTGTATCTCTTCCAGTCGACGCCAAGCGATACAACAAGGACAATGAGGTCTACCTTACAGTGACACTATCACTCAAGCACTCGACAGCTTGGGCGCCTGCTGGTCACGAGATCGCTTGGTATCAGCAACAGCTCCAGGCTCCTCAGACTGATGCTAAGGCTGCTCTCGCCGCGAGCAACACTCTCACTTCTAAACTGTCGGTAACTGAGAAGGGCTCTACTGTGTCAGTCGTTGGCAAGAACTTTGAGTTCGTCTTTGACCGCGCCTACGGTGTTCTGAAGAGCTGGGTTTCAAACAACGTGACTCTCCTTACCTTCGACCCCAAGACCCAAGCTGCAATCCTCCCTTCATTCTGGCGCCCCAAGACCGACAACGACGTCCCTGGAGCCGTTCCTTACTGGGAGagatttggtgttgagcaaCTACAGTCTCAACTTCGTTCTTTCTCGGTTGATACCTCTAGCTCAGACAAGGTGGTTGTGAAGTCACATACCTTTATCACTCCTCCAGTTCTGTTCTGGGGATGGGACTGTGAGATTGAGTACACGGTGTATCTCACCGGAGCCCTCAGTGTTAATGTCAAGCGTCTATCGCCAACAGGATCCTTCCCTGAGCATGTTCCAAGAATTGGTCTCAACCTCTATGGTAGCAAGACCCTCGAGCATGTCAAGTGGCTCGGCCGCGGACCTGGAGAAAGCTATCCCGACAAGAAGGATTCCCAACGTGTCGGAATTTGGAACGTCGAGTCTGTGTCTGAGCTCCAGACTCCTTACGATGTTCCCCAAGAGAATGGTAACAGAGAGGATACACGATGGGTATCAGTTCGAGACTCCAAGTCGCCAAGCATTGGACTATGTGCGACACGTTTGGATGGAAAGAATTTCAGTTTCTTGGCGTCGCACCACAGGGATACGACTATCCACGAGGCTAGACATCCTCCTGATTTGACAGAAGATGATGCGGTGTTTATTAGGCTGGATAGTAAGGTCGCTGGTGTTGGATCAGGTGCCTGTGGACCCGCTGTTCGTGAAGACCTCATGGTTAAGGTTGAGGAGACAACATTTGGATTCCTGTTGGAGCCGCTATGA
- a CDS encoding galactose oxidase, translating to MKSFWTLAFYLGGASAVAISQPAAKSETPAGSLQFLSLRASAPLGTAINRDKWKVTCDSQHEGDECSKAIDGDRNTFWHTNWAAGGTNDPKPPHTITIDMGSSQNVNGLSVLPRQDGSNHGWIGRHNVFLSTNGKNWGDAVATGTWFADNTEKYSNFETRPARYVRLVAVTEANDQAWTSIAEINVFKAASYTSPQPGLGRWGPTLDFPIVPVAAAVEPTSGKVLVWSSYKNDEFGGSPGGVTLTSTWDPSTGVISQRTVTNTKHDMFCPGISMDGNGQVVVTGGNNAEKTSLYDSSSDSWIPGPDMKVARGYQSSATLSNGRVFTIGGSWSGGISEKNGEVYDPSSKTWTSLSGALVKPMLTADQQGLYRSDNHGWLFGWKKGSVFQAGPSTAMNWYYTSGNGNTKSAGKRQSSRGNDPDAMCGNAVMYDAVKGKILTFGGSPSYQDSDATTNAHIITIGEPGSTPKTVFASNGLYYPRTFHTSVILPDGNVFITGGQQRGIPFADSTPQLTPELYVPNDDTFYKQQPNSIVRVYHSVSLLLPDGRVFNGGGGLCGGCTTNHFDAQIYTPNNLYDSNGKLATRPKITKVSAKSVKVGGKITISTDSSIKQASLIRYGTSTHTVNTDQRRIPLSLRSTGSGNSYSFQVPSDSGIALPGYWMLFVMNSAGVPSVASTLLVTQ from the coding sequence ATGAAGTCCTTTTGGACACTTGCTTTTTATCTCGGGGGCGCTAGCGCTGTTGCCATCTCCCAACCGGCAGCCAAGTCTGAGACTCCCGCAGGATCCTTGCAATTCTTGAGTCTTAGAGCCTCAGCTCCTCTCGGCACTGCTATCAACCGCGACAAATGGAAAGTCACATGTGATAGCCAGCACGAGGGAGATGAGTGCTCCAAGGCCATTGATGGTGACCGCAACACCTTCTGGCACACTAATTGGGCTGCTGGAGGCACCAATGACCCAAAGCCTCCTCATACTATCACTATCGACATGGGCTCTTCTCAGAATGTTAACGGCTTATctgttcttcctcgtcaagaCGGTAGCAACCACGGCTGGATCGGCCGTCACAACGTCTTTCTGAGCACAAACGGGAAGAATTGGGGCGATGCTGTCGCAACAGGAACATGGTTCGCTGACAACACTGAGAAATACTCTAATTTTGAGACTCGTCCTGCCCGTTACGTCCGTCTTGTCGCTGTCACTGAAGCAAACGACCAGGCATGGACCAGCATCGCGGAGATCAACGTCTTCAAGGCAGCTTCTTATACCAGCCCTCAACCCGGCCTTGGACGCTGGGGCCCGACACTTGACTTTCCTATTGTTCCTGTGGCTGCTGCAGTTGAGCCAACATCTGGAAAGGTCCTTGTTTGGTCTTCTTACAAaaatgatgagtttggaggcTCGCCTGGCGGTGTaaccttgacatcgaccTGGGATCCTTCTACGGGTGTGATTTCTCAACGCACTGTGACTAACACCAAGCACGATATGTTCTGCCCTGGTATCTCCATGGATGGAAATGGCCAGGTCGTTGTCACTGGTGGAAATAACGCTGAGAAAACAAGTCTTTATGACTCCTCTAGTGATAGTTGGATCCCCGGGCCTGACATGAAGGTTGCCCGTGGCTACCAGTCATCAGCAACTCTATCGAATGGTCGAGTGTTCACTATCGGTGGCTCATGGAGTGGAGGTATTTCCGAGAAAAACGGCGAAGTCTATGACccctcttcaaagacatgGACCTCACTATCAGGAGCTTTGGTCAAGCCAATGTTGACTGCCGATCAACAGGGCCTCTATCGTTCAGATAACCACGGATGGCTCTTCGGCTGGAAGAAGGGTTCCGTATTCCAAGCTGGACCTAGCACTGCCATGAACTGGTATTATACCAGCGGCAACGGTAACACGAAGTCAGCCGGCAAACGTCAGTCCAGCCGCGGCAATGATCCAGATGCAATGTGCGGAAACGCTGTTATGTATGATGCAGTCAAAGGAAAGATCCTGACGTTTGGCGGTTCCCCAAGCTATCAAGACTCCGATGCCACAACCAACGCTCACATTATCACAATCGGCGAGCCCGGAAGCACACCCAAGACAGTATTCGCGAGTAATGGCTTGTATTACCCCCGAACCTTTCATACGTCTGTCATTCTCCCCGACGGAAATGTTTTCATCACTGGCGGTCAACAGCGTGGCATTCCTTTCGCCGACTCAACTCCCCAGCTTACACCCGAGCTCTATGTCCCCAACGATGACACTTTCTACAAACAGCAACCAAACTCCATTGTCCGAGTCTACCACAGTGTTTCCCTATTACTCCCCGACGGCAGGGTCTTTAACGGTGGTGGCGGTCTCTGTGGCGGTTGCACTACCAATCATTTCGACGCTCAGATTTATACGCCAAACAATCTCTACGACTCTAACGGAAAGCTGGCGACCCGTCCGAAGATCACCAAAGTCTCAGCCAAAAgtgtcaaggttggtggCAAGATCACAATCTCGACAGATAGCAGCATCAAGCAGGCTTCGTTGATCCGATATGGTACTTCAACACATACAGTTAATACTGACCAGCGTCGTATTCCTTTGAGCCTAAGAAGTACTGGAAGCGGAAACAGCTATTCGTTCCAGGTTCCAAGCGACTCTGGCATTGCTTTGCCTGGATACTGGATGTTGTTTGTGATGAACTCGGCGGGTGTCCCAAGTGTCGCCAGTACTCTTCTCGTTACTCAGTAA
- a CDS encoding alcohol dehydrogenase, whose amino-acid sequence MMERSQSDTLPLANSVQIPQLGFGVYLSPPEVCTKSCLTALEAGYRHIDTAQYYANEKEVGQAVQKSNVDRKDVFLTTKILEAAGSVDGSYAKCIESIEKLDPESGYVDLFLIHSPNSGSSKRKEMWQALERLYEDGKAKSIGVSNFGTQHIEELKQFAKVWPPHVNQIELHPWAQQRDAVEYCEKNNIVVEAYAPLVRNQKADDKTLKSIASKHDVTPSQVLIRYCLQKNWVPLPKSDTPERIKANADVFGFDLDDRDMRALDDLDEGAAGAIVQAVDNY is encoded by the exons ATGATGGAGCGCTCACAATCTGACACCCTGCCTCTAGCGAATTCGGTCCAAATTCCCCAGCTCGGATTTGGTGTGTATTTATCCCCACCCGAAGTCTGCACCAAATCATGCCTCACTGCACTCGAAGCTGGATATCGTCACATCGACACAGCACAGTACTACGCCAACGAAAAAGAAGTCGGACAGGCTGTTCAAAAGTCCAACGTCGATCGGAAAGACGTTTTCTTGaccaccaagatccttgaggctgctggTTCTGTTGACGGAAGCTACGCAAAATGCATTGAGAgtattgagaagcttgatccTGAAAGCGGTTATGTCGACCTTTTTCTCATTCATAGCCCTAATAGTGGCTCttcaaagagaaaggagatgTGGCAGGCCTTGGAGAGGCTGTATGAGGATGGAAAGGCTAAGAGCATTGGCGTGAGCAATTTTGGTACCCAACATattgaagagctgaagcAATTCGCCAAAGTCTGGCCTCCCCATGTCAATCAGATCGAG CTGCATCCGTGGGCACAGCAGAGAGACGCCGTAGAATACTGCgaaaagaacaacatcgtGGTAGAAGCTTATGCTCCTCTCGTTCGCAACCAAAAAGCCGATGACAAGACGCTCAAAAGCATCGCATCAAAGCACGACGTCACGCCTAGCCAAGTATTGATTCGATACTGTCTCCAGAAGAACTGGGTCCCCCTTCCAAAAAGCGATACGCCTGAGCGCATCAAAGCTAATGCTGATGTTTTCGGTTTTGATCTGGATGACAGGGATATGAGGGCGCTGGATGATTTGGACGAGGGCGCTGCGGGTGCAATTGTGCAGGCGGTGGATAATTATTGA